The Citrifermentans bemidjiense Bem genome window below encodes:
- a CDS encoding EamA family transporter — protein MLKTVVVMLMAVTAGTIGDVLLASGMKELGDLSTMNFRGILKVSQQALTTPKLVLGTAMLAIFFFLWLAVLSWEDLSVALPMQALNYILVAFLSQYFLHEIVSPMRWAGTILVAVGVIMITKSSGA, from the coding sequence ATGCTTAAGACCGTTGTGGTCATGCTGATGGCGGTCACCGCCGGAACCATCGGGGACGTGCTGCTCGCCAGCGGCATGAAAGAGCTGGGCGATCTCTCTACCATGAATTTCAGGGGGATACTGAAAGTCTCCCAGCAGGCGCTGACCACGCCGAAACTGGTGCTGGGAACCGCGATGCTCGCCATCTTCTTCTTCCTGTGGCTCGCGGTCCTATCCTGGGAAGACTTATCCGTGGCGCTGCCGATGCAGGCCTTAAACTATATACTGGTGGCCTTTTTGTCTCAGTACTTCCTGCACGAGATAGTGAGCCCCATGCGCTGGGCCGGAACCATCCTGGTGGCGGTCGGCGTTATAATGATAACCAAGAGTTCCGGCGCCTAA
- a CDS encoding DUF3108 domain-containing protein, giving the protein MKISVLIILAALLIPLHAFPASAFSNNEKLVYDVSWTGLKAATSVHEVSTKGNEMHIVSTTRSNSWIDTFFKVDDRAESVIIRGSGDRFGTPKYSRNKIQEGSHRRLKEAFFDPQELKVESRNLLDKSKHVDKISANTFDSLSCVYYVRTLELVPGRSVYVDIYDFNTLWNTEVKVLRREEISTPLGRFKTIVVKPIMKAEGYFSRTGDVTVWLTDDSLRIPVKMTTKVKIGKITATISGGSYWPANGDRTASN; this is encoded by the coding sequence ATGAAAATTTCCGTCCTCATTATACTGGCCGCATTACTCATTCCCCTGCATGCTTTTCCCGCCTCAGCCTTCAGCAACAACGAAAAGCTGGTCTACGACGTAAGTTGGACCGGCTTGAAGGCCGCCACCTCCGTGCACGAGGTTTCCACCAAAGGAAACGAGATGCACATCGTTTCCACCACGCGCTCCAACTCTTGGATCGACACCTTCTTCAAGGTCGACGACCGCGCCGAATCCGTGATCATCCGCGGCAGCGGCGACCGCTTCGGGACCCCGAAGTACTCCCGCAACAAGATCCAGGAGGGGAGCCACCGCAGGTTGAAAGAGGCCTTCTTCGACCCGCAGGAGTTAAAGGTGGAGTCGCGGAACCTTTTGGATAAGTCCAAGCATGTCGACAAGATCAGCGCCAATACCTTTGATTCCCTTTCCTGCGTCTACTACGTCAGGACCCTGGAGCTGGTCCCCGGGAGGTCCGTCTACGTCGACATCTACGACTTCAACACGCTCTGGAATACCGAAGTGAAGGTGCTCAGGCGCGAGGAAATCAGCACCCCGCTGGGCAGGTTCAAGACCATCGTGGTGAAGCCGATTATGAAGGCCGAAGGTTATTTCTCCCGTACCGGCGACGTCACCGTCTGGCTTACCGACGATTCCCTGCGTATCCCGGTGAAGATGACCACCAAGGTGAAAATCGGCAAGATCACCGCCACCATTTCCGGCGGCAGTTACTGGCCCGCCAACGGCGACCGCACCGCCAGCAACTAG
- the asnS gene encoding asparagine--tRNA ligase, with translation MTARTRVKQALSEGRPGETLLLKGWARTVRTGKGVTFISLNDGSTLAGIQVVAEPELANYAEVAALGTGSALTVTGVLQESPAAGQELELKALSVEVVGTADQEYPMQKKRHSFEYLRTIAHMRVRSNTFGAVFRVRSALAQEVHRFFAERGFLYVHTPIITANDCEGAGELFRVTTLDLNNPPRVEGEIDFAQDFFAKATGLTVSGQLEGELFAQAFSDIYTFGPTFRAENSNTARHAAEFWMIEPEMAFADLSDDADLAEAFLKRLCRFALDNCDDDMRFFNAQIDKGLIERIEGVAQASFARMDYGEAIERLKKAPVSFQFPVEWGLDLQSEHERYLTEQVVGGPVFIMNYPKDIKAFYMRLNDDGRTVAAMDLLVPKVGEIIGGSQREERLEPLIGRMMEVGIEPESLSWYLDTRRWGSTPHAGFGLGFERLIMYLTGMENIRDVIPFPRTPRHAEF, from the coding sequence ATGACAGCGAGAACCAGGGTAAAACAGGCACTGAGCGAGGGACGGCCGGGCGAGACTTTACTGCTCAAGGGGTGGGCGAGGACGGTGCGGACCGGCAAGGGAGTGACCTTCATCTCCCTGAACGACGGATCGACACTGGCGGGGATACAGGTGGTGGCCGAGCCGGAGCTTGCCAATTATGCAGAGGTTGCCGCGCTTGGCACAGGAAGCGCGCTCACCGTGACCGGCGTGCTGCAGGAGTCGCCTGCAGCGGGGCAGGAACTGGAGCTGAAGGCGCTCTCGGTAGAAGTGGTGGGTACGGCGGACCAGGAATACCCGATGCAGAAAAAACGGCACAGCTTCGAATACCTGCGCACCATCGCCCACATGAGGGTGCGCAGCAACACCTTCGGCGCCGTGTTCCGCGTCCGGTCGGCGCTGGCCCAGGAGGTGCACCGCTTCTTCGCCGAGCGCGGCTTTCTATACGTGCACACCCCCATCATCACTGCCAACGACTGCGAGGGGGCGGGGGAACTCTTCCGCGTCACCACGCTGGACCTGAACAACCCGCCCCGGGTCGAGGGTGAGATCGACTTCGCGCAGGACTTCTTCGCTAAAGCCACCGGCCTTACCGTGAGCGGGCAACTGGAGGGGGAACTCTTCGCCCAGGCCTTCTCCGACATCTACACCTTCGGCCCCACCTTCCGCGCGGAAAACTCCAACACGGCGCGGCACGCCGCCGAGTTCTGGATGATCGAGCCGGAGATGGCCTTCGCCGACCTCTCCGACGACGCCGACTTGGCCGAGGCCTTTCTGAAAAGGCTCTGCCGCTTCGCGCTGGACAACTGCGACGACGACATGCGGTTCTTCAACGCACAGATCGACAAGGGGCTCATCGAGCGGATAGAGGGGGTGGCGCAGGCCTCCTTCGCCAGGATGGATTACGGCGAGGCGATCGAGCGGCTCAAGAAGGCGCCGGTCTCCTTCCAGTTTCCGGTGGAGTGGGGGCTCGACCTGCAGTCCGAGCATGAGCGCTACCTGACCGAGCAGGTGGTCGGCGGCCCGGTCTTCATAATGAACTACCCCAAGGACATCAAGGCATTTTACATGAGGCTCAACGACGACGGCAGGACCGTCGCCGCCATGGACCTCTTGGTCCCCAAGGTGGGAGAGATCATCGGGGGGAGCCAGCGCGAGGAGCGGTTAGAGCCGCTGATCGGCCGGATGATGGAGGTCGGGATCGAGCCGGAGTCGCTTTCCTGGTACCTCGACACCAGGCGCTGGGGCTCGACCCCGCATGCGGGGTTCGGCCTCGGGTTCGAAAGGCTGATCATGTACCTGACCGGGATGGAGAACATCAGGGACGTGATTCCTTTCCCCAGGACGCCGAGGCACGCGGAATTCTAG
- a CDS encoding S41 family peptidase, which produces MMKSIFALLLCLFLMAPAASGKEPGFGGVGIDGVPRADGTIVVRQLVAGGPAHLAGIKAGDVITQVDGTPTVGSDFKFIVERRLRGRAGSPVLILVRRPGNPKTLSFNMVRRQLKLDGAGKKGTQKGE; this is translated from the coding sequence ATGATGAAGAGTATTTTCGCCCTATTGCTTTGCCTGTTCCTGATGGCGCCGGCCGCTTCCGGCAAAGAGCCCGGTTTCGGAGGAGTCGGTATCGACGGCGTCCCCAGGGCCGACGGCACCATCGTGGTGAGGCAGCTGGTGGCTGGCGGGCCGGCGCATCTGGCCGGAATCAAGGCGGGGGACGTGATAACCCAGGTGGACGGGACGCCGACTGTTGGGAGCGACTTCAAGTTCATCGTAGAGCGCAGGCTGCGCGGGCGGGCCGGAAGCCCCGTGCTCATCCTGGTGCGGCGGCCGGGGAACCCGAAGACGCTCAGTTTCAACATGGTGCGGCGGCAGTTGAAGCTTGATGGGGCCGGGAAAAAAGGTACCCAAAAGGGGGAGTGA
- a CDS encoding glutaredoxin domain-containing protein, giving the protein MRRFMTTALAVFLLLPLSGLAAGQMPQSPLGQHAPAQKYPKVVLFSTSWCPHCKAAKEFFTRNDIPFINRDVELDSDAMELLTGKYKSQGVPVIVIGDDAQVLKGFDEGRVRKALDQYRKK; this is encoded by the coding sequence ATGCGTAGATTCATGACAACAGCATTGGCGGTTTTCCTTCTGCTTCCGCTTTCGGGCCTAGCCGCGGGGCAGATGCCGCAGAGCCCGCTAGGTCAGCACGCTCCGGCGCAGAAGTATCCCAAGGTAGTACTGTTCTCGACCTCGTGGTGCCCGCACTGCAAGGCCGCGAAGGAATTTTTCACCCGCAACGACATCCCCTTCATCAACCGCGACGTCGAACTCGACAGCGATGCGATGGAGCTTTTGACCGGGAAGTACAAAAGCCAGGGAGTGCCGGTCATCGTGATTGGGGATGACGCCCAGGTGCTGAAGGGATTCGACGAGGGGCGGGTGCGAAAGGCCTTGGATCAATACCGGAAGAAGTAA
- a CDS encoding HD domain-containing phosphohydrolase, protein MPNKQERETILFVDDERSYLAYTRGVFENRGLNVLTAASALEALKIVEEQNVAVVISDNEMPGMRGIELLSKIKEVSPHTVKIMMTGSADLSTTLAAINSGEVFRFVLKPWKKADMLRAVKDGIRRYRVLQSLKREDEFILFSLAQTIELKDASTKGHCDRVATLAIKIAERLGVSEEIKQEIRYGSWLHDCGKIGVPEAILNAERGLTDEEFQVVMKHPEWGCEVVRKANLSKTVQNIVLYHHERYDGKGYPQKLDGDRIPIEAQIVATADICDALTMDRPYRKGFTRDETIGTMNEMKGNHLAPRLVEVLLEVLAEEAEVQG, encoded by the coding sequence ATGCCCAACAAACAAGAACGCGAAACCATCCTTTTCGTCGATGACGAGAGAAGCTACCTCGCCTACACCAGAGGGGTCTTCGAGAACAGGGGGCTCAACGTACTGACTGCTGCGTCCGCACTGGAGGCGCTGAAGATCGTCGAGGAGCAGAATGTCGCCGTAGTCATTTCGGACAACGAGATGCCGGGGATGCGTGGAATAGAACTGCTGTCAAAGATCAAGGAGGTCTCGCCGCACACGGTGAAGATCATGATGACCGGAAGCGCCGACCTCTCCACCACACTGGCCGCCATCAACAGCGGCGAAGTCTTTCGTTTCGTGCTCAAGCCGTGGAAGAAGGCGGACATGCTGCGTGCGGTGAAAGACGGCATCCGCAGGTACCGCGTGCTGCAGTCGCTCAAGCGCGAGGACGAGTTCATCCTGTTCTCGCTGGCGCAGACCATCGAGCTGAAGGATGCCTCCACCAAGGGGCACTGCGATCGCGTGGCCACCCTCGCCATTAAAATCGCGGAGCGGCTGGGGGTGTCCGAGGAGATAAAGCAGGAGATCAGGTACGGCAGTTGGTTGCACGACTGCGGCAAGATCGGGGTGCCTGAGGCGATCCTGAACGCGGAGCGCGGCTTGACCGACGAGGAGTTTCAGGTCGTGATGAAGCACCCGGAATGGGGATGCGAGGTGGTGCGCAAGGCGAACCTATCGAAGACGGTGCAGAACATCGTCCTTTACCACCACGAACGCTACGACGGCAAGGGGTACCCACAGAAGCTGGACGGAGACCGGATACCGATCGAGGCGCAGATAGTGGCGACCGCCGACATCTGCGACGCCCTGACCATGGACCGCCCCTACCGCAAGGGATTCACCCGTGACGAGACGATCGGGACCATGAACGAGATGAAGGGAAACCACCTGGCGCCGCGCCTGGTGGAGGTCCTTCTGGAGGTTCTGGCCGAAGAGGCCGAAGTGCAGGGATAA
- a CDS encoding MerR family transcriptional regulator has translation MLITKTWYTISEAAQKFGVEEERLRVWIEEGVIRTEEENGVVRVNGDDLELKIEELTGI, from the coding sequence ATGCTGATAACGAAGACCTGGTACACCATCTCGGAAGCGGCCCAGAAATTCGGGGTGGAAGAGGAGCGGCTCAGGGTGTGGATCGAGGAGGGGGTGATCCGGACCGAGGAGGAAAATGGGGTGGTCCGGGTAAACGGGGACGACTTGGAATTGAAGATCGAGGAACTGACCGGGATATAG
- a CDS encoding HD-GYP domain-containing protein, which produces MGEMYVPVSIESIQADLFPDVALYIRSGEKYILYKSHGRNFTASDQERLMENKVEFLFVSPADLEVITTFMENNAERVLKDNTLQAKTKGKIIYQTSINFVGDIFEHPEKVSDFSRSKRLVENLLQYLASDRDSFNSLESVMAHNYYTFVHSLQVTALSVLLHAEAYLLSHDEMLDVGIGTLLHDFGKVFVAPAILNNEGKLSKAEIEEYRKHPEEGYQYLKKNTRLSEISLGVVRCHHERNNGNGYPQGLKGPAISRSAQVAAICDVYCTLTIDRACRKALSSAIAVSIMKQEMKGSFNERLLDVLEGIVCTENPAQFL; this is translated from the coding sequence ATGGGGGAGATGTACGTACCCGTCAGCATAGAAAGCATCCAGGCCGATCTTTTCCCGGATGTGGCCCTTTACATCAGAAGTGGTGAAAAATACATCCTTTACAAGAGCCATGGCCGCAATTTCACCGCCAGCGACCAGGAACGGCTCATGGAAAACAAGGTGGAGTTCCTCTTCGTAAGTCCGGCCGACCTGGAGGTGATCACGACCTTCATGGAGAACAACGCCGAGCGCGTGTTGAAGGACAATACGCTGCAGGCGAAGACCAAGGGAAAGATCATCTACCAGACCTCCATCAACTTCGTGGGGGACATCTTCGAACACCCAGAGAAGGTCTCGGATTTTTCCCGTAGCAAGCGGCTGGTGGAAAACCTGCTGCAGTACCTGGCCAGCGACCGCGATTCCTTCAATTCCCTGGAAAGCGTGATGGCCCACAACTACTACACCTTCGTGCACAGCCTGCAGGTGACCGCGCTGTCGGTGCTGCTGCATGCGGAGGCCTACCTTCTGTCCCACGACGAAATGCTCGACGTCGGTATCGGGACTCTCCTGCACGATTTCGGCAAGGTATTCGTTGCGCCAGCGATCCTGAACAACGAAGGGAAGCTCTCCAAGGCCGAGATCGAGGAATACCGCAAGCATCCGGAAGAGGGGTACCAGTACCTCAAGAAAAACACCAGGCTTTCCGAGATCTCCCTCGGAGTCGTGCGCTGTCATCACGAGCGCAACAACGGCAACGGGTATCCCCAGGGGCTGAAAGGGCCGGCCATTTCCCGCAGCGCGCAGGTCGCCGCCATCTGCGACGTCTACTGCACCTTAACCATCGACCGTGCCTGCCGTAAGGCCCTCAGTTCCGCCATTGCCGTCTCCATCATGAAGCAGGAGATGAAGGGCTCGTTCAACGAGCGGCTGCTCGATGTACTGGAAGGGATCGTCTGCACCGAAAACCCGGCGCAGTTCTTGTGA
- a CDS encoding chemotaxis protein CheX, which produces MSSITFEEIMFTIMSATQDTFKSYMNTDIFAGKVEKKINPLHSDVVGIVGVAGDRVGYILFATEKGSAEQIAKELMMMDEADDESINDAVGEVVNNIAGVFKTKYHEQYGSVALGLPLVLSGRLRPITDPPEQAASDGSMVVQCKGVTIPFTTMDGRLTFRVMVYM; this is translated from the coding sequence TTGAGCAGTATCACGTTCGAAGAAATCATGTTCACCATCATGTCCGCCACGCAGGATACCTTCAAGAGCTACATGAACACAGACATCTTCGCGGGGAAGGTGGAAAAGAAGATAAACCCGCTGCATAGCGACGTGGTCGGCATCGTCGGGGTCGCCGGAGACCGGGTCGGCTACATCCTCTTCGCCACCGAGAAAGGGTCGGCCGAGCAGATAGCGAAGGAACTCATGATGATGGACGAGGCGGACGACGAATCGATCAACGACGCGGTGGGCGAGGTGGTCAACAACATCGCCGGCGTGTTCAAGACCAAGTACCACGAGCAGTACGGCAGCGTGGCGCTGGGACTTCCCCTGGTACTCTCCGGCCGCCTGAGGCCGATCACCGACCCTCCCGAGCAGGCGGCTAGCGACGGGAGCATGGTGGTTCAATGCAAGGGGGTAACCATCCCCTTCACCACCATGGACGGCAGGCTCACGTTCCGGGTCATGGTCTACATGTAA
- a CDS encoding fumarate hydratase codes for MATPEFKYQEAFPLGPDSTKYRLIPDSKQYVSVSNFEGQEILKVAPEALTIAANAAMKDLSFMLRPEHNEQVAKILADPEASQNDKGVALAFLRNAEVAAQLELPICQDTGTAIVMGKKGQQVWTGANDEEYLSKGVYKTYTEENLRYSQTVALDMYKEINTGTNLPAQIDVYATKGAEYKFLFMAKGGGSANKTYLYQETKALLNPDSLIKFLVAKMKTLGTAACPPYHLAFAIGGTSAEACLKTVKLASAKYLDALPTSGNDGGQAFRDVELEQQLLKAAQESGIGAQFGGKYFAHDVRIVRLPRHGASCPVGMGVSCSADRNIKAKINKEGIWVEQMDDNPGRLIPERFRGKHEHGVRINLNQPLKDVLAELTKHPVSTPLLLSGTIVVGRDIAHAKFKEILDSGKPLPEYLKNHPIYYAGPAKTPKGKPSGSFGPTTAGRMDSYVDLLQANGGSMIMIAKGNRSQQVTDACKKHGGFYLGSIGGPAAILAEENIKKVECIDFPELGMEAVWKIEVEDFPAFILVDDKGNDFFKQLGI; via the coding sequence ATGGCAACTCCAGAGTTCAAGTACCAGGAAGCCTTCCCGCTCGGACCGGACAGCACCAAGTACCGCCTGATCCCGGATTCCAAGCAGTACGTGTCGGTGTCCAACTTCGAGGGGCAGGAGATCCTCAAGGTGGCGCCCGAGGCGCTTACCATCGCGGCCAACGCCGCCATGAAGGACCTCTCCTTCATGCTGCGCCCGGAGCACAATGAGCAGGTAGCCAAGATCCTCGCCGACCCGGAAGCCTCCCAAAACGACAAGGGTGTCGCCCTCGCCTTCCTGAGAAACGCAGAGGTCGCAGCGCAGCTCGAACTCCCCATCTGCCAGGACACCGGCACCGCCATCGTCATGGGCAAGAAAGGGCAGCAGGTCTGGACCGGCGCCAACGACGAGGAGTACCTCTCCAAGGGGGTCTACAAGACCTACACCGAGGAGAACCTGCGCTACTCCCAGACCGTGGCTCTGGACATGTACAAGGAGATCAACACCGGCACCAACCTCCCGGCCCAGATCGACGTCTACGCGACCAAAGGGGCCGAGTACAAGTTCCTTTTCATGGCCAAGGGGGGCGGCTCCGCCAACAAGACCTATCTCTACCAGGAGACCAAGGCGCTCCTTAACCCGGACAGCCTGATCAAGTTTCTGGTCGCCAAGATGAAGACCCTCGGGACCGCGGCCTGCCCGCCGTACCACTTGGCCTTCGCCATCGGCGGCACCTCCGCCGAGGCGTGCCTGAAGACCGTGAAGCTCGCCAGCGCCAAATACCTGGACGCCCTCCCCACCTCCGGCAACGACGGTGGCCAGGCGTTCCGCGACGTCGAGCTCGAGCAGCAGCTCCTCAAGGCGGCCCAGGAATCCGGCATCGGCGCGCAGTTCGGCGGCAAGTACTTCGCCCACGACGTGCGCATCGTCCGCCTGCCCCGCCACGGCGCCTCCTGCCCGGTCGGCATGGGGGTCTCCTGCTCCGCTGACCGCAACATCAAGGCGAAGATCAACAAGGAAGGGATCTGGGTCGAGCAGATGGACGACAACCCGGGCCGCCTGATCCCCGAGCGTTTCCGCGGCAAGCACGAGCACGGCGTCAGGATCAACCTGAACCAGCCGCTCAAGGACGTCCTTGCCGAGTTGACCAAGCACCCGGTCTCCACGCCGCTGCTCCTCTCCGGAACCATCGTGGTCGGCCGCGACATCGCCCACGCCAAGTTCAAGGAGATACTCGACTCCGGCAAGCCGCTTCCCGAGTACCTGAAGAACCACCCGATCTACTACGCGGGCCCGGCGAAGACCCCGAAAGGGAAGCCCTCCGGCTCCTTCGGCCCCACCACCGCCGGTCGCATGGACTCCTACGTCGACCTCCTGCAGGCAAACGGCGGCTCCATGATCATGATCGCCAAGGGCAACCGCTCCCAGCAGGTCACCGACGCCTGTAAGAAGCACGGCGGCTTCTACCTGGGCTCCATCGGCGGCCCGGCTGCCATCCTGGCCGAGGAGAACATCAAGAAGGTCGAGTGCATCGACTTCCCCGAGCTCGGCATGGAGGCGGTTTGGAAGATAGAGGTTGAGGACTTCCCGGCGTTCATCCTGGTGGACGACAAGGGGAACGACTTCTTCAAGCAGCTGGGCATCTAG
- a CDS encoding lipoprotein — protein sequence MTRQTQRVLCCIILLLALAGCGYDGAVSQEASPNTALFDPASGTIPLPNVLATANAKDPLTQYTDPVTGNVGLRPPNTPMSPLEALAYVNIYEVGGSGAVAGVNAPIYIRFASPLVPASVTGDNIKVFRIQADTPAPDATENQPLRFADVTGNFSFSYTPGSSDVSLFPRFPLLPATRYLYLVSDRVRDASTGGAVSSSVYFAALKSPLPLAGPFQPLEAIRANRTDQAGNVVFSGYRKVLDDLTAAPAQTSVSSRDQVALIGRFNTTAAQFIATDPAAPVASIVPVESALRAFAAGSGVPGGLPGKNWIGAGLNSVTVTTPAGLTPQGYWSAVLAGTGLSASPPASVGAVATGSFTSADISVSPTVARGSTTMNLNLPFGRYSAASAVLQPFRDPATHRLTGFYHSERQIPFVYLAPAGAPPAGGWPLAIYQPSINRPKEDVIALAGSLTGAGFAVVAIDLPLHGALALPGHTTGTAWGEDFIALGAPLATRTNIQQAALNLHRLELVAAPPSFDPALASQGFAALGANAPNPLVKPKFVGMSLGAIVGAYFLAGNTTLSAAPGTPPYTQATLDADMKGLLNVPGGRVAYLLRDSPDFGPGIVAGLAAHGIEPGTPLYHQFFQLTQSVVDPADPATMTTPLPNLANGTPLPSRLSGRVLMQEATSTSFDASGRPTNGDIVIPNSSTRYLGNALGGREVLGTPEARATAPGFDQLSYLSGRVPAPFMMTLAGGLPVPKVAPAAGSATATAPREGYFQFDQPDAKHGSFIDLAGSPETLRLMQRQMVYFVLNGIAVDPTVVSPALPKVPVGTGGRIEYRITPPRTMKVFGSPK from the coding sequence ATGACAAGGCAGACGCAACGTGTGCTTTGCTGCATCATCCTGCTCCTGGCGCTCGCCGGGTGCGGTTACGACGGCGCGGTCTCCCAGGAGGCGAGCCCCAACACCGCCCTCTTCGACCCCGCCAGCGGCACTATCCCGCTCCCCAACGTCCTCGCCACCGCGAACGCCAAGGACCCCCTCACCCAGTACACGGACCCCGTTACCGGCAACGTCGGGCTACGCCCCCCCAACACGCCCATGAGCCCGCTGGAGGCGCTGGCCTACGTCAACATCTACGAGGTCGGCGGCAGCGGCGCCGTCGCCGGCGTCAACGCCCCGATCTACATCCGGTTCGCCAGCCCCCTGGTCCCAGCCAGCGTCACCGGCGACAACATCAAGGTGTTCCGGATCCAAGCCGACACCCCCGCACCCGATGCGACGGAGAACCAGCCGCTGCGCTTCGCCGATGTCACCGGCAACTTCAGCTTCAGCTACACCCCCGGCAGCAGCGACGTCTCTTTATTCCCGAGGTTTCCACTGCTTCCGGCCACCCGCTACCTCTACCTGGTTTCCGACCGGGTGCGGGACGCCTCGACCGGCGGCGCGGTGAGCAGTTCGGTCTACTTCGCAGCCCTCAAGTCCCCGCTCCCGCTGGCAGGGCCGTTCCAGCCGCTGGAGGCAATCCGCGCCAACCGCACCGACCAGGCCGGCAACGTCGTCTTCTCCGGATACCGGAAGGTCCTCGACGATCTCACCGCCGCCCCGGCTCAAACCAGCGTGTCGAGCCGGGACCAGGTCGCGCTGATCGGGCGCTTCAATACCACCGCCGCGCAGTTCATAGCCACGGACCCGGCGGCGCCGGTGGCAAGTATCGTCCCGGTGGAGAGCGCCTTGCGCGCCTTCGCCGCGGGGAGCGGGGTGCCCGGGGGGCTTCCCGGCAAGAACTGGATCGGCGCCGGCCTCAACTCGGTCACCGTAACCACCCCAGCCGGCCTTACCCCGCAGGGTTACTGGTCAGCTGTGCTTGCGGGGACAGGTCTCAGCGCCTCCCCACCGGCGAGCGTCGGCGCCGTCGCGACCGGCAGCTTCACCAGCGCCGATATCTCGGTGAGCCCTACGGTCGCGCGCGGGAGTACTACCATGAATCTCAACCTCCCCTTCGGGCGCTACAGCGCGGCCAGCGCCGTGCTGCAGCCGTTCAGAGATCCGGCGACGCACAGGCTCACCGGCTTCTACCACTCCGAGCGCCAGATCCCCTTCGTGTACCTCGCACCGGCCGGCGCTCCCCCTGCAGGGGGATGGCCGCTCGCCATCTACCAGCCCAGCATCAACCGCCCCAAGGAGGACGTCATCGCCCTGGCCGGGAGTCTCACTGGGGCGGGTTTCGCTGTGGTCGCCATCGACCTCCCGCTGCATGGCGCACTCGCCCTCCCGGGGCACACGACCGGCACCGCATGGGGGGAGGACTTCATAGCGCTCGGCGCGCCGCTTGCCACCCGCACCAACATACAGCAGGCGGCCTTGAACCTGCACCGGTTAGAACTGGTGGCGGCCCCCCCCTCCTTCGACCCGGCGCTCGCCTCGCAGGGGTTCGCGGCGCTCGGGGCCAACGCCCCCAACCCGCTCGTGAAACCTAAGTTCGTCGGCATGAGCCTGGGCGCCATCGTCGGCGCCTACTTCCTCGCCGGGAACACCACCTTGTCGGCAGCGCCGGGTACCCCTCCCTACACGCAGGCAACGCTCGACGCCGACATGAAAGGGCTCCTGAACGTCCCCGGCGGCCGCGTCGCCTACCTCTTGAGGGACAGCCCCGACTTCGGCCCGGGAATCGTCGCCGGGCTCGCGGCTCACGGCATCGAGCCGGGGACGCCGCTCTACCACCAGTTCTTCCAGCTCACCCAGTCGGTTGTCGACCCGGCCGACCCGGCCACCATGACCACGCCGCTTCCCAACCTAGCGAACGGGACTCCGCTGCCGTCGCGCCTCTCCGGAAGGGTCCTGATGCAGGAGGCGACCAGCACGAGCTTCGACGCCTCAGGCCGCCCTACTAACGGCGACATAGTCATCCCCAACTCCAGCACGCGCTATCTCGGCAACGCGCTTGGGGGGCGCGAGGTGCTGGGAACCCCGGAGGCGCGGGCGACGGCACCGGGCTTCGACCAGTTGAGCTACCTCTCCGGGCGGGTCCCCGCCCCCTTCATGATGACCCTCGCCGGCGGCCTGCCGGTCCCCAAGGTGGCGCCCGCCGCCGGGAGCGCGACGGCGACCGCCCCCCGCGAAGGGTACTTCCAGTTCGACCAGCCGGACGCCAAGCACGGCTCCTTCATCGACCTCGCCGGCTCGCCGGAAACGCTCAGGCTCATGCAGAGGCAGATGGTGTATTTCGTCCTGAACGGGATTGCCGTCGACCCGACCGTGGTCTCGCCTGCCCTCCCCAAGGTCCCGGTCGGGACCGGAGGGAGGATAGAGTACCGCATCACCCCGCCCCGTACCATGAAGGTGTTCGGCTCTCCCAAGTAG